One region of Exiguobacterium acetylicum genomic DNA includes:
- a CDS encoding acetyl-CoA C-acetyltransferase, whose amino-acid sequence MSEAVVIVSATRTAIGNFNGSLKDVKATELGATVIRAALEKAGVAGNHVDEVFFGNVLSAGLGQNPARQAALAAGLPETCPAMTVNKVCGSGLSAVHLAYQAIKSGEADVIVAGGMENMSQAPYVLSGARSGLKMGDQPLVDTIIQDGLECAFNDYHMGITAENLADAYELSREAQDQFAATSQQKAQTALAEERFVSEITPVLIPQRKGDPIRFDQDEFPRAGTSVETLSRLRPAFKKDGTVTAGNASGINDGAAALVIMSATKAQELGVTPLVEIVANGTSGVDPSIMGIGPVQAVQKALDKAGLTLEEIDVIEANEAFAAQSLAVDAELQFPHEKLNRNGGAIALGHPIGASGARILVTLIHELERTGETHGLATLCVGGGQGVATIVKKYED is encoded by the coding sequence ATGAGTGAAGCAGTCGTCATCGTCAGTGCGACGCGCACGGCGATCGGGAATTTCAATGGGAGTTTGAAGGACGTCAAAGCAACGGAACTCGGTGCGACAGTCATCCGTGCGGCACTTGAAAAAGCAGGTGTCGCTGGGAATCACGTCGACGAAGTCTTTTTCGGTAACGTCCTCTCAGCAGGACTTGGTCAAAATCCAGCACGGCAAGCGGCACTCGCTGCCGGATTACCGGAGACATGTCCAGCGATGACCGTTAACAAGGTCTGCGGATCCGGTCTCTCGGCCGTCCATCTCGCGTATCAGGCGATCAAGTCGGGCGAAGCTGATGTCATCGTTGCTGGTGGGATGGAGAACATGAGCCAAGCGCCATATGTCCTATCGGGCGCACGGTCTGGACTGAAGATGGGTGACCAACCGCTCGTCGATACGATCATCCAGGATGGACTTGAATGTGCGTTTAATGACTATCACATGGGAATCACGGCAGAGAATTTAGCCGACGCCTATGAACTTTCCCGCGAAGCCCAGGATCAGTTCGCGGCGACGAGTCAGCAAAAAGCGCAGACGGCATTAGCGGAAGAACGGTTCGTTTCGGAAATCACGCCAGTGTTGATTCCACAACGAAAAGGCGACCCGATCCGTTTTGATCAAGATGAGTTTCCGCGTGCCGGAACATCTGTCGAAACACTCAGTCGTTTGCGCCCGGCATTCAAAAAGGACGGAACGGTCACGGCAGGAAATGCATCTGGCATCAATGACGGGGCTGCCGCACTCGTCATCATGTCCGCGACAAAGGCACAAGAACTCGGCGTGACACCACTCGTTGAGATCGTCGCGAACGGAACGTCCGGTGTCGACCCGAGCATCATGGGAATCGGTCCCGTCCAAGCGGTCCAAAAGGCACTCGATAAAGCGGGATTGACGCTTGAGGAGATCGATGTCATCGAAGCGAACGAAGCATTCGCGGCACAATCTCTCGCGGTCGATGCGGAGCTACAGTTCCCGCATGAGAAGCTCAACCGAAACGGCGGTGCAATCGCGCTCGGTCATCCGATCGGTGCGAGTGGGGCGCGGATTCTCGTAACGTTGATCCATGAACTCGAGCGGACGGGTGAGACGCATGGTCTTGCGACGTTATGCGTCGGGGGCGGTCAAGGGGTAGCGACGATCGTCAAAAAATACGAAGACTAA
- a CDS encoding DUF2268 domain-containing protein, giving the protein MKSIYLLSATLLLASCSPAAEKPKTYDISFTHEKQEIQIVSLYKAYDDYIQAASKHPEDNEALFKKYVLGAKNSVIKKEQLQAMPVPSLYEQPSENIKDLKQMNTYLKKHHQRIMKQIKSSLLTSMKQLPRDEKLVVFVSPTTPIEHDDAKRYGGVSGVAQGNNSMSLFFLKNFSETSLRNTTAHEYHHTVALDEPNRATMLDYIILEGKAEFFAHKLYPVESSEAIAPLLDHTLENVISELNAERLTTDDLFFGNYEKQIPSFVKYRLGYMIVSDFVKQHPEISLKEWSRMTSVQILEKSSYQKKLTIR; this is encoded by the coding sequence ATGAAATCGATCTATCTTCTTAGCGCCACCCTTTTACTTGCCAGTTGTTCCCCCGCTGCCGAAAAACCAAAGACGTATGACATCTCGTTTACGCATGAGAAACAAGAAATTCAAATCGTTTCTTTGTACAAGGCGTATGACGATTACATTCAAGCGGCTTCGAAACATCCAGAGGACAATGAGGCACTATTTAAAAAATATGTATTGGGCGCTAAAAATAGCGTCATCAAAAAAGAACAGCTCCAAGCGATGCCCGTTCCTAGCCTCTATGAACAGCCATCGGAAAACATCAAGGACTTAAAGCAGATGAATACATATTTGAAAAAACACCATCAGCGCATCATGAAACAGATCAAGTCCAGTCTCCTGACTTCGATGAAACAACTTCCACGGGATGAGAAGCTCGTCGTCTTCGTCTCCCCGACGACACCAATCGAGCATGATGATGCCAAACGTTATGGTGGTGTCAGCGGTGTCGCTCAAGGAAACAATTCGATGAGTCTATTCTTCTTGAAGAATTTTTCGGAAACATCATTACGCAATACGACGGCGCATGAGTACCATCACACCGTTGCCCTCGATGAACCGAATCGTGCAACGATGCTCGATTACATCATTCTCGAAGGAAAAGCGGAATTCTTTGCCCATAAGCTTTATCCAGTGGAATCATCGGAAGCGATTGCCCCTTTACTTGACCATACTTTAGAGAATGTGATTTCGGAGCTGAATGCGGAACGATTGACGACGGATGATCTATTCTTTGGAAATTACGAAAAACAAATTCCATCGTTCGTAAAATACAGACTCGGCTATATGATCGTCTCCGACTTCGTGAAGCAACATCCCGAGATTTCCTTAAAGGAATGGTCACGGATGACCTCCGTGCAAATTCTCGAAAAAAGCAGTTACCAGAAGAAATTAACGATTCGCTAA
- the brnQ gene encoding branched-chain amino acid transport system II carrier protein: MSKTVPTSFIIVIGMMLFALFFGAGNLIFPPMLGQLAGEHVWVANAGFLVTGVGLPLLAILAFAFSGERDLQAMASRVHPAFGIGFSVILYLAIGPFFAIPRAGTVSYEIGIKPFFSESTSHWPLLIFTVLFYTVACLLSLNPTKIVDVVGKVLTPIKITFIGLLIVVAVLHPIGSFQNPLKTYQSNAFFNGFQEGYMTLDALGAFVFGIIIIAAIKEKGVTSKRQLLLICTKASLIAAALLAITYSALAFMGASSVSEIGQLANGAEILSAVSDHYFGEYGAILLGLMITVACMTTSVGLITACASFFSALVPKISYVKWTIGLSVFSALVANIGLNQLLAVSKPVLMTLYPLAICLIFLTFLHPLFKGKPAVYQGALWMTFVVSLFDGLKTAGINVSAVTKVFDAVLPFASVSLGWVVPAIIGGVIGAIVGKKTAETQSSSRVA; encoded by the coding sequence ATGTCTAAAACTGTTCCAACATCATTTATCATCGTCATCGGCATGATGCTCTTCGCCTTATTCTTCGGGGCAGGAAATCTCATCTTTCCGCCGATGCTCGGACAGCTCGCAGGGGAGCATGTCTGGGTCGCCAATGCCGGATTCCTCGTCACCGGTGTCGGTCTACCATTGCTTGCGATTCTTGCATTCGCGTTTTCAGGGGAACGCGATTTACAAGCGATGGCGTCACGCGTTCATCCTGCGTTTGGAATCGGGTTCTCGGTCATTCTGTATCTTGCGATCGGTCCCTTCTTCGCGATTCCTCGTGCCGGAACGGTCTCGTATGAGATCGGCATCAAGCCGTTCTTCAGTGAATCGACGAGCCACTGGCCGTTGCTCATCTTCACGGTCTTGTTCTACACGGTTGCGTGTCTCTTATCATTGAATCCGACGAAAATCGTCGATGTCGTCGGGAAAGTCCTGACACCGATTAAGATCACGTTCATCGGTCTGTTGATCGTCGTTGCTGTCCTGCATCCGATCGGAAGTTTTCAGAATCCTTTGAAGACATATCAGTCGAATGCCTTCTTTAACGGTTTCCAGGAAGGATATATGACACTCGATGCACTCGGTGCCTTCGTCTTCGGGATCATTATCATCGCAGCGATCAAGGAAAAAGGTGTCACATCGAAGCGACAGTTGCTGTTGATTTGTACGAAAGCGTCATTGATCGCAGCGGCCTTGCTAGCAATTACGTATTCGGCACTTGCCTTCATGGGTGCTTCAAGTGTCTCGGAAATCGGACAACTGGCGAACGGCGCAGAAATCTTGTCAGCTGTGTCGGATCATTACTTCGGTGAATACGGTGCAATCTTACTCGGTCTGATGATCACAGTCGCCTGTATGACGACAAGCGTCGGCTTGATCACGGCCTGTGCGTCGTTCTTCTCGGCACTCGTGCCAAAAATCTCGTACGTTAAATGGACGATTGGTCTATCGGTATTCAGTGCACTCGTTGCGAACATCGGTCTGAATCAATTGCTCGCTGTCTCAAAACCAGTCTTGATGACACTTTATCCACTGGCAATCTGTCTCATCTTCCTGACATTCTTGCATCCACTCTTTAAAGGTAAACCAGCCGTTTATCAAGGGGCGCTGTGGATGACATTCGTTGTCAGCTTGTTTGATGGATTGAAGACAGCAGGGATTAACGTCTCAGCTGTCACGA